One Microbacterium sp. W4I20 DNA window includes the following coding sequences:
- a CDS encoding sulfurtransferase, giving the protein MAIEFDSSSPKFAEYAEPGRLVTTEWLAERLGEPGLVVVESDEDVLLYETGHIPGAVKVDWHTELNDPVVRDYVDGEGFAALLSRKGISRDDTVVIYGDKNNWWAAYALWVFSLFGHEDVRLLDGGRDRWISEGREVTREATTRPATDYPVVERDDSVIRAYKDDVLAHIGSPLIDVRSPEEYSGERTTAPAYPEEGTLRAGHIPTAQSVPWAKAVAEDGGFKSRAELDAIYRDGAGLQDGDDVVAYCRIGERSSHTWFVLKHLLGFENVRNYDGSWTEWGSAVRVPIVTGAEPGSV; this is encoded by the coding sequence ATGGCCATCGAGTTCGATTCCTCCTCCCCCAAGTTCGCCGAGTACGCCGAACCCGGCCGTCTCGTGACCACCGAATGGCTCGCCGAGCGTCTGGGTGAACCGGGGCTCGTGGTGGTGGAGTCCGACGAAGACGTGCTGCTCTACGAGACGGGGCACATCCCGGGCGCCGTGAAGGTCGACTGGCACACCGAGCTCAACGACCCCGTGGTCCGGGATTACGTCGACGGCGAAGGATTCGCGGCGCTGCTCAGCCGCAAGGGGATCTCCCGCGACGACACGGTCGTCATCTACGGCGACAAGAACAACTGGTGGGCCGCCTACGCACTGTGGGTGTTCTCCCTCTTCGGCCACGAGGACGTGCGCCTCCTCGACGGGGGCCGCGACCGCTGGATCTCCGAAGGCCGCGAGGTCACGCGCGAGGCGACGACGCGCCCCGCGACCGACTACCCGGTGGTGGAGCGTGACGACTCCGTGATCCGCGCCTACAAGGACGACGTCCTCGCGCACATCGGCAGTCCGCTGATCGATGTCCGCTCCCCCGAGGAGTACAGCGGGGAGCGCACAACAGCTCCCGCCTACCCGGAGGAGGGCACGCTGCGGGCCGGCCACATCCCCACCGCGCAGAGCGTGCCGTGGGCGAAGGCGGTCGCCGAGGACGGCGGCTTCAAGAGCCGCGCAGAGCTCGACGCCATCTACCGCGACGGAGCCGGGCTGCAGGACGGCGACGACGTGGTGGCCTACTGCCGCATCGGTGAGCGCTCCAGCCACACCTGGTTCGTGCTGAAGCACCTGCTCGGCTTCGAGAACGTGCGCAACTACGACGGCTCCTGGACCGAATGGGGCAGCGCCGTCCGCGTCCCGATCGTGACGGGCGCCGAGCCCGGATCGGTCTGA
- the zapE gene encoding cell division protein ZapE, which translates to MTDTTSSTGSVHLTDRQPAVTGPEMLASLVPPPQFDTATFDSYRADPAFPSQEEAKETLIRFAGPGAPVKRGGFFSRAKKEPEVKPGVYLDGGFGVGKTHLLASIYHAMPARRKYFGSFIEYTALVGALGYKNTVDLLKGADLLCIDEFELDDPGDTMVMTRLLGELVPTGTKLAATSNTPPNALGEGRFAAQDFLREIHAMSDSFQTIRIDGVDFRQRALDGHAVVLDDEAYAAASAGAIGAGAASDDRFDDLIRHLAQVHPSRYIRLIDGLGQVGLRGVRQLTDQSEALRFVAFVDRVYDAQIPIIATGVGLDTVFSDEMLAGGYRKKYLRAISRLNALTHSA; encoded by the coding sequence ATGACCGACACGACCAGCAGCACGGGCTCGGTGCATCTGACCGATCGCCAGCCCGCCGTCACCGGACCCGAGATGCTCGCGAGCCTGGTGCCGCCGCCGCAGTTCGACACGGCCACGTTCGACAGCTATCGCGCGGATCCGGCCTTCCCCTCGCAGGAGGAGGCGAAGGAGACGCTGATCCGATTCGCCGGCCCCGGCGCACCGGTCAAGCGCGGCGGCTTCTTCAGCCGCGCGAAGAAGGAGCCCGAGGTCAAGCCGGGCGTCTATCTCGACGGTGGATTCGGTGTGGGCAAGACCCACCTGCTCGCGTCGATCTATCACGCGATGCCCGCCCGACGGAAGTACTTCGGCTCATTCATCGAGTACACCGCCCTCGTCGGAGCGCTCGGATACAAGAACACGGTCGACCTGCTCAAGGGTGCGGATCTGCTCTGCATCGACGAGTTCGAGCTCGACGATCCGGGCGACACCATGGTCATGACCCGTCTGCTGGGAGAGCTGGTCCCGACGGGCACGAAGCTCGCGGCGACCTCGAACACGCCGCCGAACGCGCTCGGCGAGGGGCGCTTCGCGGCCCAGGACTTCCTCCGCGAGATCCACGCGATGTCCGACAGCTTCCAGACGATCCGCATCGACGGCGTGGACTTCCGCCAGCGCGCGCTCGACGGTCACGCCGTCGTCCTCGACGACGAGGCCTACGCGGCGGCATCGGCGGGCGCGATCGGTGCCGGCGCGGCATCCGACGACCGCTTCGACGATCTCATCCGCCATCTGGCCCAGGTGCATCCGTCGCGCTATATCCGCCTCATCGACGGACTCGGGCAGGTCGGTCTGCGCGGCGTGCGACAGCTGACCGACCAGTCCGAGGCGCTGCGCTTCGTGGCGTTCGTGGACCGCGTGTACGACGCTCAGATCCCGATCATCGCGACCGGTGTCGGACTGGACACGGTTTTCTCCGACGAGATGCTGGCCGGCGGATACCGCAAGAAGTACCTGCGCGCCATATCCCGACTGAATGCCCTCACGCATTCTGCGTGA
- a CDS encoding ammonium transporter, translating to MDAPGNISWAITATALVLLMTPGVAFFYGGLVKAKSVVSMMMMSFGSIGLVAVLWILFGFSMSAVDSPTAFAGNPFADIGLSSLASGEGSNVALLGVAYGATFAIITVALISGAIADRAKFGSWLIFAGVFATVGYFPVAAWVWGGGWIMNLGTTLFGEESGIGVIDYAGGTAVHINAGAAALALAIVLGKRIGFQKGILKPHNVPLTLLGAALLWFGWFGFNAGAEWLAEDMGGVGLIGLNTLGATAAAILGWILIEKIKDGKPTSVGAASGAVAGLVAITPACANLTPGWALLLGLLAGVVCALAIELKFRLGFDDSLDVVGIHLVGGLLGTVYLGFFASETGLFVGGDARQLAVQVIAALGVLIYSFVVAFIIGFAIEKTIGFRVTNEDEIAGVDLVVHGEEGYALADA from the coding sequence ATGGATGCTCCCGGCAACATCTCGTGGGCGATCACCGCGACAGCGCTGGTCCTGCTCATGACGCCTGGCGTCGCCTTCTTCTACGGCGGTCTCGTCAAGGCGAAGAGCGTCGTCAGCATGATGATGATGAGCTTCGGCTCGATCGGCCTTGTCGCCGTGCTGTGGATTCTCTTCGGCTTCTCGATGAGCGCCGTCGACAGCCCGACCGCCTTCGCCGGCAACCCCTTCGCCGACATCGGCCTCTCGAGCCTCGCCTCGGGCGAGGGATCGAACGTCGCCCTGCTCGGTGTCGCATACGGCGCCACCTTCGCGATCATCACCGTCGCCCTGATCTCCGGCGCCATCGCCGACCGTGCGAAGTTCGGCAGCTGGCTGATCTTCGCCGGCGTCTTCGCGACGGTGGGCTACTTCCCGGTCGCCGCCTGGGTCTGGGGTGGCGGATGGATCATGAACCTCGGCACCACGCTCTTCGGTGAGGAGAGCGGCATCGGCGTGATCGACTATGCCGGTGGTACCGCGGTGCACATCAACGCGGGTGCTGCGGCTCTCGCCCTCGCCATCGTCCTCGGAAAGCGCATCGGCTTCCAGAAGGGCATCCTGAAGCCGCACAACGTGCCGCTGACGCTGCTCGGCGCCGCACTGCTGTGGTTCGGCTGGTTCGGCTTCAACGCTGGCGCCGAGTGGCTGGCGGAGGACATGGGCGGTGTCGGCCTCATCGGTCTCAACACCCTCGGTGCGACGGCTGCGGCCATCCTCGGCTGGATCCTGATCGAGAAGATCAAGGACGGAAAGCCCACGTCGGTCGGCGCCGCGTCCGGTGCTGTGGCGGGTCTCGTCGCCATCACCCCGGCGTGCGCGAACCTGACGCCGGGCTGGGCGCTGCTGCTGGGTCTGCTGGCCGGTGTGGTCTGCGCACTGGCGATCGAGCTGAAGTTCCGTCTCGGCTTCGACGACTCGCTCGACGTGGTCGGCATCCACCTCGTCGGTGGTCTGCTCGGCACCGTCTACCTCGGCTTCTTCGCCTCGGAGACCGGCCTGTTCGTCGGCGGCGACGCCCGTCAGCTCGCCGTCCAGGTGATCGCGGCTCTGGGCGTGCTGATCTACTCCTTCGTCGTCGCCTTCATCATCGGCTTCGCGATCGAGAAGACCATCGGCTTCCGCGTCACGAACGAGGACGAGATCGCCGGTGTCGACCTGGTCGTGCACGGCGAGGAGGGCTACGCGCTCGCGGACGCATGA
- a CDS encoding type II toxin-antitoxin system PemK/MazF family toxin — protein MSKTDGILATLAQILQKMLGSDRASRTPIRPRRPDARLRPTADTKESRPASVPGAGTTTIRVDPDQIDDLSIGYAPEPDGAPDAGEIVWTWVPYEENDGRGKDRPVLVIGRASRDRVYAVRMTSKAHDGDRDYLSIGSGSWDSQGRESWVDIELLYSVHERGLRREAAVLDRRLYDRVTGALRRRYGWSAAG, from the coding sequence GTGAGCAAGACCGACGGCATCCTCGCAACACTCGCGCAGATCCTGCAGAAGATGCTGGGGTCAGACCGGGCGTCTCGGACACCAATTCGTCCGAGGCGCCCGGATGCGCGTCTGCGGCCGACAGCGGACACGAAGGAATCCCGACCGGCCTCGGTGCCGGGTGCCGGCACCACGACGATCCGAGTCGACCCCGACCAGATCGACGATCTCTCGATCGGATACGCACCGGAGCCGGACGGCGCTCCGGATGCCGGCGAGATCGTCTGGACCTGGGTCCCCTACGAGGAGAACGACGGGCGGGGCAAGGACAGACCCGTGCTGGTCATCGGCCGCGCGTCGCGGGATCGCGTCTACGCGGTGCGCATGACCAGTAAGGCGCACGACGGCGACCGCGACTACCTCTCCATCGGATCCGGGTCGTGGGATTCGCAGGGACGGGAATCGTGGGTCGACATCGAGCTGCTCTACAGCGTGCACGAGCGCGGCCTCCGTCGTGAGGCCGCCGTGCTCGACCGCCGGCTCTACGACCGCGTGACGGGCGCTCTCAGACGCCGCTACGGGTGGTCTGCAGCGGGTTGA
- a CDS encoding DUF1611 domain-containing protein codes for MSVPSFPSSSSSPSAEEWAAPFPLPQGTTAVIYCEGQFGEQDGKTANGLVRHSEKYEILSVIDSTHAGADAGKLLDRTPNGIPVLRDLASAIAHAGRVPDYLICGVAPADGLLSADQRTVLLDGIARGMHIINGLHEFLTDDAEFVAASLLARVTITDIRRPKDKKDLHLFSGRIFDVTCPRIAILGTDGAIGKRTTATLLVRALNDHGIHAVMVGTGQTTIIQGGKYGVALDALVPQFCSGEVENQVVAAFEGEDPDVIIVEGQGALSHPAYITSAHILRGSQPAGVIVQHAPGRVNLGDFPMVKMPTVASEVTLIEAFADTRVIGITVNHENLTDDQLGAAIDEIELDLGLPATDPLTRPLSDLVEMVLQAFPALNPLQTTRSGV; via the coding sequence ATGTCTGTACCGTCCTTCCCGTCGTCTTCGAGTAGTCCGTCCGCTGAGGAGTGGGCTGCACCGTTCCCGCTCCCGCAGGGAACGACGGCCGTCATCTACTGCGAGGGCCAGTTCGGCGAGCAGGACGGCAAGACCGCCAACGGCCTCGTCCGTCACTCCGAGAAGTACGAGATCCTCAGCGTCATCGACAGCACACATGCGGGCGCGGATGCCGGCAAGCTGCTCGACCGCACCCCGAACGGCATCCCCGTGCTCCGCGATCTCGCCTCGGCGATCGCGCACGCCGGTCGCGTGCCCGACTACCTCATCTGCGGCGTCGCTCCGGCCGACGGCCTGCTGTCCGCCGACCAGCGCACCGTGCTGCTCGACGGCATCGCCCGCGGCATGCACATCATCAACGGCCTCCACGAGTTCCTCACCGACGACGCCGAGTTCGTGGCCGCGAGCCTGCTCGCCAGGGTCACCATCACCGACATCCGCCGCCCGAAGGACAAGAAGGATCTCCACCTGTTCTCCGGCCGCATCTTCGACGTCACCTGCCCGAGGATCGCGATCCTCGGCACGGACGGCGCCATCGGGAAGCGCACCACCGCGACTCTCCTGGTCCGCGCACTCAACGACCATGGCATCCACGCGGTCATGGTCGGCACCGGACAGACCACGATCATCCAGGGCGGCAAGTACGGCGTGGCCCTCGACGCACTCGTGCCGCAGTTCTGCTCCGGCGAGGTCGAGAATCAGGTCGTCGCGGCGTTCGAGGGTGAAGACCCCGACGTGATCATCGTGGAGGGCCAGGGCGCGCTGAGTCACCCCGCCTACATCACCTCCGCGCACATCCTCCGCGGCAGTCAGCCGGCCGGCGTGATCGTGCAGCACGCCCCGGGACGCGTGAACCTCGGCGACTTCCCGATGGTGAAGATGCCCACGGTCGCGAGCGAGGTCACGCTGATCGAGGCCTTCGCCGACACCCGCGTCATCGGCATCACGGTCAACCATGAGAATCTGACGGATGACCAGCTCGGGGCAGCGATCGACGAGATCGAGCTCGACCTCGGTCTTCCGGCCACCGACCCGCTGACCCGCCCGCTCTCGGACCTCGTCGAGATGGTGCTGCAGGCGTTCCCTGCACTCAACCCGCTGCAGACCACCCGTAGCGGCGTCTGA
- a CDS encoding SPW repeat protein, translated as MRFIPTKVHGILDYIVGVALIAAPWLFGFAGMGGPAVIIPIVLGVGLIVYSLFTKYEWGPFGFIPMPVHLVFDIVASLFLALSPWIFGFSGEALNVWLPHVVVGAAVIVVVLFSQPQPASAKGRVATA; from the coding sequence ATGCGTTTCATTCCCACCAAGGTCCACGGCATCCTCGACTACATCGTGGGCGTGGCACTCATCGCTGCACCGTGGCTGTTCGGCTTCGCCGGCATGGGCGGCCCGGCCGTGATCATCCCGATCGTGCTGGGTGTCGGCCTGATCGTCTACAGCCTGTTCACGAAGTACGAGTGGGGTCCCTTCGGTTTCATCCCGATGCCCGTGCACCTCGTGTTCGACATCGTCGCGAGCCTGTTCCTCGCCCTCTCCCCGTGGATCTTCGGATTCTCCGGTGAGGCCCTCAACGTCTGGTTGCCGCACGTCGTCGTCGGTGCTGCCGTGATCGTGGTCGTCCTGTTCTCGCAGCCCCAGCCTGCGAGTGCGAAGGGCCGCGTCGCCACTGCCTGA
- a CDS encoding GIY-YIG nuclease family protein, producing MSPNAVLPGPCHLCGGASGARVGAAWICVTCGWRYGDVPDSDLPLPQVDVVYYLRFDRRVKIGTSRRPRQRLASIRHEELLAFERGDRSLEQQRHREYAGIREGGEWFTLTPELRTHVTALRTVGDPWQLYARWFSDALRGER from the coding sequence ATGTCTCCGAACGCCGTGCTGCCGGGCCCCTGCCACCTCTGCGGAGGAGCCTCGGGGGCGCGCGTGGGCGCGGCATGGATCTGCGTGACATGCGGATGGCGATACGGCGACGTCCCCGACAGTGATCTCCCGCTGCCGCAGGTCGACGTGGTCTATTACCTGCGCTTCGATCGTCGCGTGAAGATCGGCACGAGCCGTCGCCCTCGGCAGCGTCTGGCGAGTATCCGGCACGAGGAACTCCTCGCGTTCGAACGCGGCGACCGCTCTCTCGAGCAGCAGAGGCACCGGGAGTATGCCGGCATCCGCGAAGGAGGCGAATGGTTCACGCTCACTCCCGAACTGCGCACCCACGTCACCGCATTGCGCACTGTGGGCGACCCGTGGCAGCTCTACGCCCGGTGGTTCAGCGATGCCCTGCGCGGTGAGCGATAG
- a CDS encoding TIGR03885 family FMN-dependent LLM class oxidoreductase — translation MVFIGFHASHEQIAPSALLDAVVAAERAGFDGAMCSDHLAPWSIRQSESGFALSWIAAALARTAFPIGMVNAPGQRYHPVMIAQAFATIEEMFPGRFWAAMGSGEALNEHVTGDAWPPKATRNDRLRESVDVIHRLMDGELVDHDGLVRVHQARVWSRPSQPPPLFATAVSAETARWAASWADGLVTVAQKPEALREVVSEYRAAGGVGPCALQVHLSWAPSDAQAVQIAREQWANGLLSPPVTWDLEQPEDFEREVGEVDDAEIRNAVLVEHDIASLAARIADLVDIGFDRVYLHHVGNVQSEFLRLAASDLIPALKEQL, via the coding sequence ATGGTGTTCATCGGATTCCATGCCTCTCACGAACAGATCGCGCCGAGTGCGCTCCTGGATGCCGTCGTCGCCGCCGAGCGGGCGGGCTTCGACGGCGCGATGTGCTCCGACCACCTCGCGCCGTGGAGCATCCGGCAGAGCGAGTCGGGCTTCGCCCTGAGTTGGATCGCCGCAGCGCTTGCGCGGACCGCCTTCCCGATCGGGATGGTCAATGCGCCCGGCCAGCGCTATCACCCGGTCATGATCGCGCAGGCTTTCGCGACGATCGAGGAGATGTTCCCCGGCCGTTTCTGGGCGGCGATGGGGAGCGGCGAGGCTCTCAACGAGCACGTCACCGGGGATGCCTGGCCTCCGAAGGCGACCCGCAATGACCGACTGCGCGAGAGCGTCGATGTCATCCACCGCCTGATGGACGGCGAGCTGGTCGACCATGACGGTCTGGTCCGCGTGCACCAGGCCAGGGTGTGGAGCCGACCGTCCCAGCCGCCGCCCTTGTTCGCGACCGCCGTGAGCGCGGAGACCGCCCGGTGGGCGGCATCCTGGGCGGACGGTCTCGTCACGGTCGCACAGAAGCCGGAGGCCCTGCGCGAGGTCGTGAGCGAGTACCGGGCGGCCGGCGGCGTCGGCCCGTGCGCACTGCAGGTGCATCTGAGCTGGGCGCCCAGCGATGCCCAGGCGGTGCAGATCGCGCGGGAGCAATGGGCCAACGGCCTGCTCTCGCCGCCGGTCACCTGGGATCTCGAGCAGCCCGAGGACTTCGAGCGCGAAGTCGGGGAGGTCGACGATGCCGAGATCCGCAACGCGGTCCTCGTCGAGCATGACATCGCCTCGTTGGCCGCGCGCATCGCGGACCTCGTGGACATCGGGTTCGATCGCGTCTACCTTCACCACGTCGGGAACGTCCAATCGGAGTTCCTCCGCCTCGCGGCATCCGACCTCATCCCTGCGCTCAAGGAGCAACTGTGA
- a CDS encoding alpha-amylase family protein, producing the protein MKITDTSDLWWKTAVVYCLDVETFLDSNGDGVGDLQGLSQRIDYLAQLGVTCLWLMPFYPTPDRDDGYDVSDFYGVDPRLGHHGDLVEVIRTARDRGIRVIVDLVINHTSDRHPWFQAAKRSVNSAYRDYYVWRDDAPPAGQKNTVFPGQANGIWGKDEKSGQWYQHSFYEHQPDLNIANPRVRDEIAKVIGFWLQLGISGFRVDAVPFLLEVPRGADIPEPHDLLRDIRRFLQRRSSEAILLGEVNLPYDQQVAYFGGEAADELTMQFDFVGMQALYLSLARRDPSPLVQALTSRPRLGTEVQWANFLRNHDELTLDKLSDSERQEMFDVFAPDERQRVFGRGITRRLPTMLEGDPRRIRMAYSLLFTLPGTPVLFYGEEIGMGENIDIPGRESVRTPMQWSADRNGGFSDAAPSRLVSRPPAGGFGPQHVNVAAQLEDRGSLLHFLRDLTSRYRISPELGWGSLEIIDRSTPGLLVHSLTAEVGRVIAIHNFSEVPVDTVFRIGDEPEGTTLVDLLEPARVPMGPAGEVELEVPGFGYRWLRVSRPGDGRVT; encoded by the coding sequence GTGAAGATCACGGACACCAGCGACCTGTGGTGGAAGACGGCCGTCGTGTACTGCCTCGATGTCGAGACGTTCCTCGATTCGAACGGTGACGGCGTCGGCGACCTTCAAGGCCTCTCCCAGCGGATCGACTACCTCGCGCAGCTCGGCGTCACATGCCTGTGGCTCATGCCCTTCTACCCGACGCCTGATCGAGACGACGGCTACGACGTCAGCGACTTCTACGGCGTCGATCCGAGGCTGGGCCATCATGGAGACCTGGTCGAGGTCATCCGCACGGCCCGGGATCGCGGCATCCGCGTCATCGTGGATCTGGTGATCAATCACACGTCCGACCGGCATCCGTGGTTCCAAGCAGCGAAGCGCAGCGTCAACTCTGCGTATCGCGACTACTACGTGTGGCGCGACGATGCTCCGCCGGCGGGGCAGAAGAACACCGTCTTCCCGGGACAGGCGAACGGCATCTGGGGCAAGGACGAGAAGTCGGGGCAGTGGTACCAGCACAGCTTCTACGAGCATCAGCCCGACCTCAACATCGCCAACCCGCGTGTGCGCGACGAGATCGCGAAGGTGATCGGATTCTGGTTGCAGCTCGGCATCTCCGGCTTCCGTGTCGATGCGGTGCCGTTCCTGCTCGAAGTGCCCCGGGGCGCCGACATCCCGGAGCCGCACGATCTGTTGCGCGACATCCGCCGCTTCCTGCAGCGCCGGTCCAGCGAGGCGATCCTGCTCGGCGAGGTCAACCTGCCTTACGACCAGCAGGTCGCCTACTTCGGCGGGGAGGCCGCGGACGAGCTGACCATGCAGTTCGACTTCGTCGGGATGCAGGCGCTGTACCTGTCGTTGGCGCGCCGCGATCCCTCTCCGCTGGTGCAGGCGCTCACCTCCCGTCCGCGGCTCGGGACCGAGGTTCAGTGGGCGAACTTCCTCCGGAACCACGATGAACTCACCCTCGACAAGCTCAGTGACAGCGAGCGCCAGGAGATGTTCGACGTGTTCGCACCCGATGAGCGGCAGCGGGTCTTCGGGCGGGGCATCACTCGCCGCCTGCCCACGATGCTCGAGGGCGACCCGCGGCGCATCCGGATGGCGTACAGCCTCCTCTTCACGCTGCCCGGCACGCCGGTGCTGTTCTACGGCGAGGAGATCGGGATGGGCGAGAACATCGACATCCCGGGCAGAGAGTCGGTGCGGACCCCGATGCAATGGTCGGCGGATCGCAACGGCGGGTTCTCGGACGCCGCCCCCTCGCGGTTGGTCAGCCGTCCGCCGGCGGGCGGCTTCGGTCCCCAGCATGTGAACGTGGCCGCTCAGCTGGAGGACCGGGGATCCCTGCTGCACTTCCTCCGAGATCTCACGTCTCGCTACCGCATCTCACCGGAGCTCGGCTGGGGGAGTCTCGAGATCATCGATCGCTCCACCCCGGGTCTTCTCGTGCACTCGCTGACCGCCGAGGTCGGGCGCGTCATCGCGATACACAATTTCTCCGAGGTGCCGGTCGACACGGTCTTCCGGATCGGCGATGAACCGGAAGGCACCACGCTCGTCGATCTGCTGGAGCCCGCTCGCGTGCCGATGGGGCCGGCGGGCGAGGTCGAACTCGAAGTGCCGGGATTCGGGTACCGGTGGCTGCGGGTCTCGCGTCCGGGTGATGGCCGTGTCACCTGA
- a CDS encoding sorbosone dehydrogenase family protein, producing MVARDLDVPWSIAFHDGSALISERDSARIVEVDEDGDVREVGVVDGVAAAGEGGLLGIAAHDGYLYAYFTATGENRIERFALTGDRGSLALGRSETVISGMDAAGNHNGGRIAFGPDGMLYATVGDAGDPSEAQDLDSLSGKILRLTPEGEVPEDNPFEGSPVFSYGHRNPQGIAWAEDGTLYASEFGQDTWDELNAIEAGGNYGWPEVEGIADREGFIDPVQQWRPDEASPSGIAIVDGSVFIANLRGERLREVPVADVSAAAEYFVGELGRLRDVVAAPDGTLWILTNNTDGRGSAAEGDDRVIRIRVG from the coding sequence GTGGTCGCGAGGGATCTCGACGTCCCGTGGTCGATCGCCTTCCATGACGGGTCGGCACTGATCAGCGAGCGGGATTCCGCGCGCATCGTCGAGGTGGATGAGGACGGGGATGTCCGCGAGGTGGGCGTCGTCGACGGCGTCGCGGCGGCCGGAGAGGGCGGACTGCTGGGCATCGCCGCGCACGACGGGTACCTGTACGCGTACTTCACGGCGACGGGGGAGAACCGCATCGAGCGGTTCGCGCTCACCGGCGACCGCGGATCATTGGCTCTCGGCCGGTCCGAGACCGTCATCTCCGGGATGGATGCCGCCGGCAACCACAACGGCGGACGCATCGCGTTCGGTCCCGACGGCATGCTCTACGCGACCGTCGGAGACGCAGGAGACCCGTCGGAGGCGCAGGACCTCGACTCCTTGTCGGGGAAGATCCTCCGGCTGACTCCCGAGGGAGAGGTGCCGGAGGACAATCCGTTCGAGGGGTCTCCGGTGTTCAGTTACGGGCATCGCAACCCTCAGGGCATCGCCTGGGCCGAGGACGGCACCCTGTACGCGAGCGAATTCGGCCAGGACACCTGGGATGAGTTGAACGCGATCGAGGCGGGTGGCAACTACGGATGGCCCGAGGTGGAGGGCATCGCCGACCGGGAGGGCTTCATCGATCCGGTGCAGCAGTGGAGGCCGGACGAGGCGAGTCCGAGCGGCATCGCCATCGTCGACGGGTCCGTCTTCATCGCCAATCTGCGAGGCGAGCGGTTGCGAGAGGTGCCGGTGGCGGACGTCTCCGCAGCGGCGGAGTACTTCGTCGGTGAACTGGGCCGCCTGCGCGACGTGGTGGCCGCGCCCGATGGGACGCTCTGGATACTCACCAACAACACCGACGGGCGGGGGAGCGCCGCGGAGGGCGACGATCGTGTCATCCGCATTCGGGTCGGGTAA
- a CDS encoding BLUF domain-containing protein, producing MTTENTELMSLVYTSTASAPFRSSALDHLLAQCRALNGAREVTGMLLYRGERFIQVLEGPADVVRRLARTIGGDPRHRDMRVLIEEPIDERRFEDWTMGYRTLQSEAADAPAGFRDSFADLEESDERSTTLRALAELTLWFRVRAEQAARV from the coding sequence ATGACGACCGAGAACACCGAACTGATGTCCCTCGTATACACGAGCACCGCCTCGGCGCCGTTCCGCTCGAGCGCGTTGGACCACCTGCTGGCGCAGTGCCGGGCGCTGAACGGAGCGCGCGAGGTGACCGGGATGCTCCTCTACCGGGGCGAGCGCTTCATCCAGGTGCTGGAGGGTCCCGCCGACGTCGTGCGTCGACTCGCGCGAACCATCGGTGGCGATCCGCGTCACCGCGACATGCGGGTCCTGATCGAGGAGCCGATCGACGAACGCCGCTTCGAGGACTGGACGATGGGGTACCGGACCCTGCAGAGCGAAGCGGCTGACGCGCCGGCCGGATTCCGTGATTCGTTCGCAGACCTGGAGGAGAGCGACGAGCGCTCCACCACCCTGCGTGCGCTGGCAGAACTCACCCTCTGGTTCCGCGTGCGCGCCGAGCAGGCCGCACGGGTCTGA